AACAGGTGGACGGTACTTATTAGCTACTCATAATATTGAAATTAACCGAACATATTATGAGGAGTATGGACTAGATGAACTAATTGGTATTATTAAACATGAGCTTTGTCATTATCATTTACATTTAGAAGGGAAAGGGTATCGGCACCGAGATCGTGATTTTAAAGAATTGCTTCACCAAGTTGGTGCACCTCGATATTGTACTCCGCTTCAATCGGCCAAAATTTCTGTAAAAAAAATTCAAGTTTATCAATGC
The sequence above is a segment of the Bacillus sp. (in: firmicutes) genome. Coding sequences within it:
- a CDS encoding SprT family protein, coding for MTNEELQQLVETISKTYFGKTFNHQATFNPRLRTTGGRYLLATHNIEINRTYYEEYGLDELIGIIKHELCHYHLHLEGKGYRHRDRDFKELLHQVGAPRYCTPLQSAKISVKKIQVYQCTECDTLFHRKRRVNTNRFVCGKCRGKIMKIDR